The Enterobacter huaxiensis sequence TGCGGCGCAGGTTTTTGATATGGCTGTCGATGGTGCGGTCGGTCACCACGCGGTAATCGTCGTACAGGTGGTTCAGCAGCTGTTCGCGGGAGAACACTTTTCCCGGCTCGTGGGAGAGCGTTTTAAGCAGGCGGAACTCGGCGGGAGTGAGGTCCAGAAGCTTGCTGCGCCAGCTCGCCTGGAAGCGGCTTTCGTCGACAATCAGCGGGCTTTCCGCGTCCAGCACCTGCAGTTCGCGCTGCGGCCTGCAGCGGCGCAGAATGGTCTTCACGCGCGCAACCACTTCGCGCGGGCTGTACGGCTTGCAGATGTAGTCGTCTGCGCCAATTTCGAGGCCCAGCAGGCGGTCGATCTCTTCGATTTTGGCGGTCACCATCACGATGGGGACGTCCGAGAAGCGTCGGATCTCGCGGCACAGGGTCAGGCCGTCGGTGCCCGGCAGCATCAAATCCAGCAGGATCAGATCCGGCGGCGTCTGGCGCACGTACGCTAATACCTGATCGCCATGGCTGATAAGCGACGGGGCATAGCTGGCCGCGCGTAAATAGTCGATCAGCAGCTGCCCAAGCTTAGGCTCGTCTTCCACAATCAAAATGCGCGGTGTGTTTTCGTCAATCGGTAACTCGGTCATACTTCTCTCGATAAATCCCGTTCCAGAGGTAACTCTACTGTAATGCTAACCCCGCCAAAAGGCGAATGGGCGGCGCGAAGGGTGCCGTTGTGGGCTTCGACGATGTTAAAGCAGATCGCCAGCCCAAGCCCGGAGCCGCCGCTGGCGCGATTGCGTGACCCTTCGGTGCGGTAGAAACGCTCAAACAGTCTCTCCAGCTGCGCGTCCTGCACGCCGGGGGCGGAGTCCGCAAAGGTGAGGGCGAAGCGCCCGTTTTCCTGCCTGCCCGAAATATGCAGCCCGCCGCCGCTGTCGGTGTAGCGCAGGCTGTTCTCCAGCAGGTTGTTGAACAGCTGCATCAGCCTGTCTTTATCGCCAAACACCACGGCGCTGTCCGGCAGGGAGAGCTCAATTTTCAGGTTGCGGCTGGCGAAGCGCTCGCGGAAGGCGCCGCTGATCACTTCCAGAATGTTGATGACGTCTACCGGCGCTTTCTGGTAGGCGAGCGCCCCTTCGTCGGACATGGAGAGCTGATGCAGGTCGTCCACCAGCTTGGTGAGCGTGCCCACTTCAGCCTGCAGCGAGGCCACGGACTCGGGGGTGAACTGGCGCACGCCGTCCTGGATGGCTTCCAGCTCGCCGCGAAGCACCGCCAGCGGGGTACGCAGCTCGTGGGAAATATCGGCCATAAAGTCGCGGCGCATCTGCTGGTTTTTCTCCAGCGTGCTGGCGAGCTGGTTGAAGTCCTGCGCCAGCTTGCCCAGCTCGTCCTGGCTGCGGGTGTCGACGCGGGTGGTGAAGTCCCCGGCGGCCAGCCTGTGCGTGCCTTCCACTAAGCGCTTAACCGGTGCCAGCAGGCCGCGCGCCAGCGGGAAGGTGGCGAGCGCGGCGAGCAGGGTGGAGAGGGCGACAATCAGCCAGCTGGTCTGGCGCTGCTGGCGGTCAAAGTTGATATCGGTGTTGCGCGTCAGCCGCTCGACCGGCGAGGCGATCACCCAGCCCACCGTCGCGCCGTTGGAGGTGATGGCGCGCTTCGTGCCGTCCGGCGGCACCGGCGCGCGTGGGCCAACCAGTACGCGCATATCCTGATCGATCACCCAGAACTGGGTGCGCCAGCCGTGCGGTGGCATACCCGGGCCCGGACGATCGTCGTCGTTGTCGTGCTCCAGCGAGCGCAGAATTTGAAAGACGAAGCGATCGTTA is a genomic window containing:
- the baeS gene encoding envelope stress sensor histidine kinase BaeS; its protein translation is MKFWRPGITGKLFVAIFATCIVLLITMHWAVRVSFERGFIDYIKHGNEQRLQGLSDALGEQYGLHGNWRFLRNNDRFVFQILRSLEHDNDDDRPGPGMPPHGWRTQFWVIDQDMRVLVGPRAPVPPDGTKRAITSNGATVGWVIASPVERLTRNTDINFDRQQRQTSWLIVALSTLLAALATFPLARGLLAPVKRLVEGTHRLAAGDFTTRVDTRSQDELGKLAQDFNQLASTLEKNQQMRRDFMADISHELRTPLAVLRGELEAIQDGVRQFTPESVASLQAEVGTLTKLVDDLHQLSMSDEGALAYQKAPVDVINILEVISGAFRERFASRNLKIELSLPDSAVVFGDKDRLMQLFNNLLENSLRYTDSGGGLHISGRQENGRFALTFADSAPGVQDAQLERLFERFYRTEGSRNRASGGSGLGLAICFNIVEAHNGTLRAAHSPFGGVSITVELPLERDLSREV
- the baeR gene encoding envelope stress response regulator BaeR, with the translated sequence MTELPIDENTPRILIVEDEPKLGQLLIDYLRAASYAPSLISHGDQVLAYVRQTPPDLILLDLMLPGTDGLTLCREIRRFSDVPIVMVTAKIEEIDRLLGLEIGADDYICKPYSPREVVARVKTILRRCRPQRELQVLDAESPLIVDESRFQASWRSKLLDLTPAEFRLLKTLSHEPGKVFSREQLLNHLYDDYRVVTDRTIDSHIKNLRRKLEALDTDQSFIRAVYGVGYRWEADACRIA